Proteins co-encoded in one Pseudarthrobacter chlorophenolicus A6 genomic window:
- a CDS encoding FMN reductase codes for MENRRITVLSAGLGVPSSSRLLADQLAESAKRQLEAAGYSVDVETVELRDLAVDIANNFVTGYAAPHLAEVIAAVEASDGIIAVSPVFSASYSGLFKSFFDVLDPKSLDGKAVLLGATGGTDRHQMVLDYAMRPLFSYLRTRIAATAVFAGPQDWGTAGDADTSLASRVDRASGEFSQLLEGLQPGRKLAPMESLPFEQLLAGISGAN; via the coding sequence ATGGAAAACCGCCGCATTACCGTCCTTTCCGCCGGACTCGGCGTGCCGTCGTCGAGCCGCCTGCTTGCCGACCAGCTCGCGGAGTCGGCCAAGCGGCAACTTGAGGCCGCCGGCTACAGCGTGGACGTGGAAACCGTCGAACTGCGGGACCTGGCGGTGGACATTGCCAACAACTTCGTCACCGGCTACGCGGCCCCGCACCTGGCCGAGGTGATCGCCGCAGTTGAAGCCTCGGACGGCATCATCGCAGTGTCCCCGGTGTTCAGCGCCTCGTACAGCGGGCTCTTCAAGTCGTTCTTCGACGTGCTGGACCCCAAGTCCCTTGACGGCAAGGCGGTCCTGCTGGGCGCCACGGGCGGAACGGACCGGCACCAGATGGTCCTGGACTACGCCATGCGCCCCCTGTTCAGCTACCTCCGCACCCGGATCGCGGCCACGGCCGTGTTCGCCGGGCCGCAGGACTGGGGCACCGCGGGCGACGCCGACACCTCCCTGGCCAGCAGGGTGGACCGGGCATCCGGCGAATTTTCGCAGCTCCTGGAAGGGCTGCAGCCGGGCCGAAAGCTGGCGCCCATGGAATCCCTGCCGTTCGAGCAGCTGCTCGCGGGGATCTCCGGAGCCAACTGA
- a CDS encoding PhzF family phenazine biosynthesis protein, with amino-acid sequence MRIRPFHQADVFSAEPYRGNPLAVVVDAEDLSAEQMQHFANWTNLSETTFLLPPTDPEADYRVRIFTGTEEFPFAGHPTLGSAHTWLEAGGVPKSADWLVQECGAGLVRIKRDGGRLAFAAPPLTRFEQVDSSVRQQLAAALRLPSADILDASWLVNGPEWIGVLLGSAGQVLALEPDLAAMGSLKIGVIGPHQPGGDADFEVRTFIPGDAMVEDPVTGSFNAGAAQWLIGTGRAPRQYVAAQGTVLGRAGRVHVSAEGANIWVGGHSATCIRGTVTL; translated from the coding sequence ATGCGAATCCGCCCGTTCCACCAGGCCGACGTCTTTTCCGCGGAACCGTACCGCGGAAACCCTCTGGCCGTGGTGGTGGACGCCGAAGATCTCTCGGCGGAGCAGATGCAGCACTTCGCCAACTGGACGAATCTTTCTGAAACCACTTTCCTGCTGCCGCCCACAGACCCTGAGGCGGATTACCGGGTACGCATCTTCACCGGCACCGAGGAGTTTCCTTTTGCCGGCCACCCGACACTGGGCTCGGCCCACACCTGGCTTGAGGCAGGCGGCGTCCCGAAGTCTGCCGACTGGCTGGTTCAGGAATGCGGGGCCGGCCTGGTGCGGATAAAGCGCGACGGCGGCCGCCTGGCCTTCGCCGCGCCGCCGCTCACCCGCTTCGAACAAGTGGACAGCTCTGTCCGCCAGCAGCTGGCCGCCGCCCTTCGACTGCCGTCGGCCGACATCCTGGATGCATCCTGGCTGGTCAACGGACCCGAATGGATCGGCGTGCTGCTGGGATCTGCCGGGCAGGTCCTGGCCCTCGAGCCGGACCTGGCTGCCATGGGGAGCCTGAAGATCGGGGTTATTGGCCCGCACCAGCCGGGTGGGGACGCCGATTTTGAGGTCCGCACCTTCATTCCGGGCGATGCCATGGTGGAGGATCCTGTGACGGGAAGCTTCAACGCAGGCGCCGCCCAGTGGCTGATCGGCACCGGGCGCGCGCCCAGGCAATACGTGGCGGCACAGGGCACCGTGCTGGGCCGTGCAGGCCGTGTCCACGTCTCCGCCGAGGGGGCAAACATCTGGGTGGGCGGCCACTCGGCCACCTGCATCCGGGGGACCGTCACGCTGTAG
- a CDS encoding DUF1801 domain-containing protein: MAENKTAPTGADVNAFLAAVEHPVRRADGFELLELMRSITGQDAVMWGPTIVGFGSYHYRYATGREGDSAAVGFSPRKSNLALYGLTYGPDAGPHLEALGKHKTGAACLYINRLADVDRTVLEAMIRSGYQHVMAELHRP; this comes from the coding sequence ATGGCAGAGAACAAGACCGCCCCCACCGGGGCTGACGTCAACGCATTCCTGGCAGCAGTGGAACACCCGGTCCGCAGGGCGGACGGTTTCGAACTGCTGGAGCTCATGCGGAGCATCACCGGGCAGGATGCGGTGATGTGGGGACCCACAATTGTCGGCTTCGGAAGCTACCACTACAGGTATGCCACCGGCAGGGAAGGCGACTCGGCCGCCGTCGGGTTCTCCCCGCGGAAGTCCAACCTTGCCCTGTACGGGCTGACGTACGGGCCCGACGCCGGGCCGCACCTCGAAGCCCTTGGCAAACACAAGACCGGTGCCGCCTGCCTGTACATCAACAGGCTGGCTGATGTTGACCGCACGGTGCTGGAGGCCATGATCAGGAGCGGCTACCAGCACGTCATGGCCGAACTCCACCGGCCCTGA
- the rplI gene encoding 50S ribosomal protein L9: protein MAKLILTHEVTGLGAAGDVVEVKDGYARNFLLPRNFALTWTKGGEKQVESIKAARAAREHASLEDAQKQAAALQSKPVQLVVKAGETGRLFGTVKQADVANAVEAAGLGSIDKRKVELPVHIKSVGSYQANVRLHEDVAAVIELDVVAGK, encoded by the coding sequence ATGGCAAAGCTCATTCTGACCCACGAAGTCACCGGTCTCGGTGCTGCCGGCGATGTTGTCGAGGTCAAGGACGGTTACGCACGTAACTTCCTGCTGCCCCGCAACTTCGCCCTGACCTGGACGAAGGGTGGCGAGAAGCAGGTTGAGTCCATCAAGGCTGCCCGCGCCGCCCGCGAGCACGCTTCCCTGGAAGATGCTCAGAAGCAGGCCGCTGCACTGCAGTCCAAGCCTGTCCAGCTGGTTGTCAAGGCCGGCGAAACCGGACGCCTGTTCGGCACCGTCAAGCAGGCCGACGTCGCCAACGCTGTTGAGGCCGCAGGCCTGGGCAGCATCGACAAGCGCAAGGTTGAACTGCCGGTCCACATCAAGTCGGTTGGTTCCTACCAGGCCAACGTCCGTCTCCACGAGGATGTTGCCGCTGTGATCGAACTCGACGTAGTAGCCGGAAAGTAA
- the rpsR gene encoding 30S ribosomal protein S18: protein MAKAELRKPKPKSNPLKAADITVIDYKDVALLRKFISDRGKIRARRVTGVTVQEQRKIAQAIKNAREVALLPYSGAGRG, encoded by the coding sequence ATGGCTAAGGCTGAACTCCGTAAGCCCAAACCAAAGTCCAACCCCTTGAAGGCCGCTGACATCACTGTCATCGACTACAAGGACGTAGCATTGCTGCGCAAGTTCATCTCCGACCGCGGAAAGATCCGCGCCCGTCGCGTCACCGGCGTCACGGTCCAGGAACAGCGCAAGATCGCACAGGCAATCAAGAACGCCCGCGAAGTTGCCCTGCTGCCTTACTCCGGCGCTGGCCGCGGTTAA